The Maniola jurtina chromosome 1, ilManJurt1.1, whole genome shotgun sequence genome has a window encoding:
- the LOC123866471 gene encoding zinc finger protein ush isoform X2, whose translation MSRRKQSNPKPLKREDEEWGNESEAMSGEPRTPSSGGERVASSGGASPVSEGSTAASPPRLRLNTSLATDPALAPQATSLKHEPPSPSPPPPPVQQPRDYLAGLTAANFPALFPAAAATPPGYMCQPCGIRYSSLSTLQAHQEHYCSKRRTKPDGTETSADAAADESSGDSKTPRPLGKQYACTYCSYSADKKVSLNRHMRMHSSSPVSSSTPVLPPTSNGEAVEGQPAQDRYCVDCDIHFTSVKTFRAHKAHYCNTRQVVKQALAAARAGSATSGSAPPSPGATPPAQNQYALALPTNPILIVPYSILRSASTLPGTTLPDPDTPCFLLPNGTFQPLSRALPNLNTNEVKEPEVLKSANRPREQSRDGTTPLDLSVRRSPESVTPDEHEKENRIRSTTPEQIVCAPSLPGSPGTPSPSRRSSSPSGESSPKRSRRSSRGPTPKPPSIPSPPEEKFPPVVPAPILPPGLALRLATDLPVTVPPQVLVKQGVSKCKECNIVFCKFENYRIHKRHYCSAGGGEERASPAPPEPGPPPQYRQLICLACGIHFSSLDNLTTHQVYYCTKRETRSPRSVPETPRPASGSDGGWKCPCCDVVSPTAATAQRHMEAHAGVKAFRCTICRYRGNTLRGMRTHIRMHFREKPADLQEESYISCVVEEETRETTSPAPAVGERVHRCSSCAYTSTYRGNVVRHARLVHATEEPESEDTTSPIPTVDIKKEPDTEEDSPNFCKFCNIPFKYGNSYKAHKQFYCKANQEAAANNNVPARVNDASVV comes from the exons gTGAGGACGAGGAATGGGGAAACGAGAGCGAGGCGATGTCAGGAGAACCTCGCACGCCGAGCTCTGGTGGGGAGCGCGTCGCCTCCAGTGGTGGGGCATCGCCGGTTTCTGAGGGTTCTACCGCTGCTTCTCCGCCACGATTACGTCTTAACACGAGTCTGGCGACTGATCCCGCTCTCGCACCGCAAGCTACATCTCTGAAGCATGAACCGCCCTCTCCATCACCTCCTCCGCCACCGGTCCAACAACCGAGAGATTACTTGGCTGGCCTCACGGCTGCAAACTTTCCAGCGCTGTTTCCCGCAGCGGCCGCAACACCCCCGGGATATATGTGCCAACCTTGTGGAATACGATATTCTTCACTAAGTACTCTTCAAGCACACCAAGAACACTACTGTTCCAAACGGAGAACGAAACCTGATGGCACGGAGACGTCTGCAGATGCTGCAGCTGATGAGTCGAGTGGAGACTCCAAAACGCCGCGACCTTTAGGCAAGCAATACGCCTGCACCTATTGCTCATATAGTGCTGACAAAAAAGTTAGTTTAAATCGTCACATGCGAATGCATTCCTCGTCGCCTGTTAGCAGTAGTACTCCGGTACTACCTCCCACCTCTAATGGCGAAGCTGTGGAAGGTCAGCCAGCACAAGACCGATATTGTGTAGACTGTGACATACATTTCACTTCAGTTAAAACTTTCCGGGCCCACAAAGCACATTACTGCAACACGCGGCAAGTCGTCAAACAAGCATTGGCTGCAGCCAGAGCAGGTTCAGCAACATCAGGGTCGGCGCCACCATCTCCTGGGGCAACTCCTCCTGCACAGAATCAATATGCTTTGGCGCTACCAACAAATCCAATTCTCATAGTCCCATATTCGATATTAAGAAGTGCTAGCACACTACCTGGTACTACCTTGCCAGACCCTGATACACCGTGCTTTTTATTACCAAACGGAACATTCCAACCCCTTAGCAGAGCGTTACcaaatttaaatacaaatgaAGTCAAGGAGCCCGAAGTTTTAAAGTCTGCGAATAGACCGCGTGAGCAATCTCGTGACGGCACTACGCCATTAGATCTGAGCGTGCGGCGTTCTCCGGAATCTGTAACGCCAGACGAACATGAAAAGGAGAATAGAATTCGTTCCACAACCCCTGAGCAAATTGTTTGCGCTCCATCGTTACCCGGCTCTCCTGGAACCCCATCTCCTTCGAGGCGATCATCCTCTCCAAGCGGGGAAAGCTCTCCTAAACGAAGTCGACGTAGTTCAAGAGGGCCGACACCAAAACCGCCGAGCATACCTTCGCCCCCTGAAGAAAAATTTCCTCCAGTCGTGCCAGCGCCAATCTTACCTCCCGGTTTGGCGTTAAGACTTGCCACAGACTTACCTGTAACGGTGCCACCCCAAGTACTGGTTAAGCAAGGGGTTTCGAAGTGCAAAGAATGCAACATAGTGTTTTGCAAATTCGAAAACTATCGGATACACAAACGGCATTATTGTTCCGCTGGTGGAGGGGAGGAGAGAGCTAGTCCTGCGCCCCCGGAGCCTGGTCCGCCGCCGCAGTACCGACAGCTCATTTGCCTAGCGTGCGGCATACATTTTAGTTCGCTGGATAATTTGACAACTCATCAGGTGTATTACTGTACGAAGAGGGAGACTCGGTCACCGCGCAGCGTGCCCGAGACGCCGAGGCCAGCTTCTGGTTCCGACGGTGGATGGAAATGCCCTTGCTGCGACGTGGTGTCGCCGACGGCCGCAACAGCACAGCGGCATATGGAAGCACATGCTGGCGTGAAAGCGTTTCGCTGCACGATCTGCCGGTACAGGGGGAACACGCTGCGGGGCATGCGCACTCACATACGCATGCACTTCCGGGAAAAGCCTGCTGATCTACAG GAGGAGAGCTACATCTCATGCGTAGTCGAGGAAGAAACTCGCGAGACAACATCCCCAGCCCCAGCCGTGGGCGAGAGAGTCCATCGATGCAGTTCTTGCGCTTACACCTCCACGTACCGAGGTAACGTGGTACGACACGCGCGATTAGTCCATGCGACCGAGGAACCAGAATCCGAAGACACGACCTCCCCGATCCCAACTGTGGACATAAAAAAGGAGCCAGACACAGAGGAAGATTCCCCAAACTTCTGCAAATTCTGTAACATACCATTTAAGTACGGCAACTCTTATAAAGCTCACAAGCAATTCTATTGCAAAGCTAACCAAGAGGCTGCGGCTAACAATAATGTGCCGGCAAGGGTCAATGATGCGTCGGTTGTATGA
- the LOC123866471 gene encoding zinc finger protein ush isoform X5 translates to MLLWLSYLRQLELACAGAAALPPGGAVGGKTMCEDEEWGNESEAMSGEPRTPSSGGERVASSGGASPVSEGSTAASPPRLRLNTSLATDPALAPQATSLKHEPPSPSPPPPPVQQPRDYLAGLTAANFPALFPAAAATPPGYMCQPCGIRYSSLSTLQAHQEHYCSKRRTKPDGTETSADAAADESSGDSKTPRPLGKQYACTYCSYSADKKVSLNRHMRMHSSSPVSSSTPVLPPTSNGEAVEGQPAQDRYCVDCDIHFTSVKTFRAHKAHYCNTRQVVKQALAAARAGSATSGSAPPSPGATPPAQNQYALALPTNPILIVPYSILRSASTLPGTTLPDPDTPCFLLPNGTFQPLSRALPNLNTNEVKEPEVLKSANRPREQSRDGTTPLDLSVRRSPESVTPDEHEKENRIRSTTPEQIVCAPSLPGSPGTPSPSRRSSSPSGESSPKRSRRSSRGPTPKPPSIPSPPEEKFPPVVPAPILPPGLALRLATDLPVTVPPQVLVKQGVSKCKECNIVFCKFENYRIHKRHYCSAGGGEERASPAPPEPGPPPQYRQLICLACGIHFSSLDNLTTHQVYYCTKRETRSPRSVPETPRPASGSDGGWKCPCCDVVSPTAATAQRHMEAHAGVKAFRCTICRYRGNTLRGMRTHIRMHFREKPADLQVSV, encoded by the coding sequence gTGAGGACGAGGAATGGGGAAACGAGAGCGAGGCGATGTCAGGAGAACCTCGCACGCCGAGCTCTGGTGGGGAGCGCGTCGCCTCCAGTGGTGGGGCATCGCCGGTTTCTGAGGGTTCTACCGCTGCTTCTCCGCCACGATTACGTCTTAACACGAGTCTGGCGACTGATCCCGCTCTCGCACCGCAAGCTACATCTCTGAAGCATGAACCGCCCTCTCCATCACCTCCTCCGCCACCGGTCCAACAACCGAGAGATTACTTGGCTGGCCTCACGGCTGCAAACTTTCCAGCGCTGTTTCCCGCAGCGGCCGCAACACCCCCGGGATATATGTGCCAACCTTGTGGAATACGATATTCTTCACTAAGTACTCTTCAAGCACACCAAGAACACTACTGTTCCAAACGGAGAACGAAACCTGATGGCACGGAGACGTCTGCAGATGCTGCAGCTGATGAGTCGAGTGGAGACTCCAAAACGCCGCGACCTTTAGGCAAGCAATACGCCTGCACCTATTGCTCATATAGTGCTGACAAAAAAGTTAGTTTAAATCGTCACATGCGAATGCATTCCTCGTCGCCTGTTAGCAGTAGTACTCCGGTACTACCTCCCACCTCTAATGGCGAAGCTGTGGAAGGTCAGCCAGCACAAGACCGATATTGTGTAGACTGTGACATACATTTCACTTCAGTTAAAACTTTCCGGGCCCACAAAGCACATTACTGCAACACGCGGCAAGTCGTCAAACAAGCATTGGCTGCAGCCAGAGCAGGTTCAGCAACATCAGGGTCGGCGCCACCATCTCCTGGGGCAACTCCTCCTGCACAGAATCAATATGCTTTGGCGCTACCAACAAATCCAATTCTCATAGTCCCATATTCGATATTAAGAAGTGCTAGCACACTACCTGGTACTACCTTGCCAGACCCTGATACACCGTGCTTTTTATTACCAAACGGAACATTCCAACCCCTTAGCAGAGCGTTACcaaatttaaatacaaatgaAGTCAAGGAGCCCGAAGTTTTAAAGTCTGCGAATAGACCGCGTGAGCAATCTCGTGACGGCACTACGCCATTAGATCTGAGCGTGCGGCGTTCTCCGGAATCTGTAACGCCAGACGAACATGAAAAGGAGAATAGAATTCGTTCCACAACCCCTGAGCAAATTGTTTGCGCTCCATCGTTACCCGGCTCTCCTGGAACCCCATCTCCTTCGAGGCGATCATCCTCTCCAAGCGGGGAAAGCTCTCCTAAACGAAGTCGACGTAGTTCAAGAGGGCCGACACCAAAACCGCCGAGCATACCTTCGCCCCCTGAAGAAAAATTTCCTCCAGTCGTGCCAGCGCCAATCTTACCTCCCGGTTTGGCGTTAAGACTTGCCACAGACTTACCTGTAACGGTGCCACCCCAAGTACTGGTTAAGCAAGGGGTTTCGAAGTGCAAAGAATGCAACATAGTGTTTTGCAAATTCGAAAACTATCGGATACACAAACGGCATTATTGTTCCGCTGGTGGAGGGGAGGAGAGAGCTAGTCCTGCGCCCCCGGAGCCTGGTCCGCCGCCGCAGTACCGACAGCTCATTTGCCTAGCGTGCGGCATACATTTTAGTTCGCTGGATAATTTGACAACTCATCAGGTGTATTACTGTACGAAGAGGGAGACTCGGTCACCGCGCAGCGTGCCCGAGACGCCGAGGCCAGCTTCTGGTTCCGACGGTGGATGGAAATGCCCTTGCTGCGACGTGGTGTCGCCGACGGCCGCAACAGCACAGCGGCATATGGAAGCACATGCTGGCGTGAAAGCGTTTCGCTGCACGATCTGCCGGTACAGGGGGAACACGCTGCGGGGCATGCGCACTCACATACGCATGCACTTCCGGGAAAAGCCTGCTGATCTACAGGTTAGTGTTTAG
- the LOC123866471 gene encoding zinc finger protein ush isoform X3, whose protein sequence is MRTPRIIFYAGEDEEWGNESEAMSGEPRTPSSGGERVASSGGASPVSEGSTAASPPRLRLNTSLATDPALAPQATSLKHEPPSPSPPPPPVQQPRDYLAGLTAANFPALFPAAAATPPGYMCQPCGIRYSSLSTLQAHQEHYCSKRRTKPDGTETSADAAADESSGDSKTPRPLGKQYACTYCSYSADKKVSLNRHMRMHSSSPVSSSTPVLPPTSNGEAVEGQPAQDRYCVDCDIHFTSVKTFRAHKAHYCNTRQVVKQALAAARAGSATSGSAPPSPGATPPAQNQYALALPTNPILIVPYSILRSASTLPGTTLPDPDTPCFLLPNGTFQPLSRALPNLNTNEVKEPEVLKSANRPREQSRDGTTPLDLSVRRSPESVTPDEHEKENRIRSTTPEQIVCAPSLPGSPGTPSPSRRSSSPSGESSPKRSRRSSRGPTPKPPSIPSPPEEKFPPVVPAPILPPGLALRLATDLPVTVPPQVLVKQGVSKCKECNIVFCKFENYRIHKRHYCSAGGGEERASPAPPEPGPPPQYRQLICLACGIHFSSLDNLTTHQVYYCTKRETRSPRSVPETPRPASGSDGGWKCPCCDVVSPTAATAQRHMEAHAGVKAFRCTICRYRGNTLRGMRTHIRMHFREKPADLQEESYISCVVEEETRETTSPAPAVGERVHRCSSCAYTSTYRGNVVRHARLVHATEEPESEDTTSPIPTVDIKKEPDTEEDSPNFCKFCNIPFKYGNSYKAHKQFYCKANQEAAANNNVPARVNDASVV, encoded by the exons gTGAGGACGAGGAATGGGGAAACGAGAGCGAGGCGATGTCAGGAGAACCTCGCACGCCGAGCTCTGGTGGGGAGCGCGTCGCCTCCAGTGGTGGGGCATCGCCGGTTTCTGAGGGTTCTACCGCTGCTTCTCCGCCACGATTACGTCTTAACACGAGTCTGGCGACTGATCCCGCTCTCGCACCGCAAGCTACATCTCTGAAGCATGAACCGCCCTCTCCATCACCTCCTCCGCCACCGGTCCAACAACCGAGAGATTACTTGGCTGGCCTCACGGCTGCAAACTTTCCAGCGCTGTTTCCCGCAGCGGCCGCAACACCCCCGGGATATATGTGCCAACCTTGTGGAATACGATATTCTTCACTAAGTACTCTTCAAGCACACCAAGAACACTACTGTTCCAAACGGAGAACGAAACCTGATGGCACGGAGACGTCTGCAGATGCTGCAGCTGATGAGTCGAGTGGAGACTCCAAAACGCCGCGACCTTTAGGCAAGCAATACGCCTGCACCTATTGCTCATATAGTGCTGACAAAAAAGTTAGTTTAAATCGTCACATGCGAATGCATTCCTCGTCGCCTGTTAGCAGTAGTACTCCGGTACTACCTCCCACCTCTAATGGCGAAGCTGTGGAAGGTCAGCCAGCACAAGACCGATATTGTGTAGACTGTGACATACATTTCACTTCAGTTAAAACTTTCCGGGCCCACAAAGCACATTACTGCAACACGCGGCAAGTCGTCAAACAAGCATTGGCTGCAGCCAGAGCAGGTTCAGCAACATCAGGGTCGGCGCCACCATCTCCTGGGGCAACTCCTCCTGCACAGAATCAATATGCTTTGGCGCTACCAACAAATCCAATTCTCATAGTCCCATATTCGATATTAAGAAGTGCTAGCACACTACCTGGTACTACCTTGCCAGACCCTGATACACCGTGCTTTTTATTACCAAACGGAACATTCCAACCCCTTAGCAGAGCGTTACcaaatttaaatacaaatgaAGTCAAGGAGCCCGAAGTTTTAAAGTCTGCGAATAGACCGCGTGAGCAATCTCGTGACGGCACTACGCCATTAGATCTGAGCGTGCGGCGTTCTCCGGAATCTGTAACGCCAGACGAACATGAAAAGGAGAATAGAATTCGTTCCACAACCCCTGAGCAAATTGTTTGCGCTCCATCGTTACCCGGCTCTCCTGGAACCCCATCTCCTTCGAGGCGATCATCCTCTCCAAGCGGGGAAAGCTCTCCTAAACGAAGTCGACGTAGTTCAAGAGGGCCGACACCAAAACCGCCGAGCATACCTTCGCCCCCTGAAGAAAAATTTCCTCCAGTCGTGCCAGCGCCAATCTTACCTCCCGGTTTGGCGTTAAGACTTGCCACAGACTTACCTGTAACGGTGCCACCCCAAGTACTGGTTAAGCAAGGGGTTTCGAAGTGCAAAGAATGCAACATAGTGTTTTGCAAATTCGAAAACTATCGGATACACAAACGGCATTATTGTTCCGCTGGTGGAGGGGAGGAGAGAGCTAGTCCTGCGCCCCCGGAGCCTGGTCCGCCGCCGCAGTACCGACAGCTCATTTGCCTAGCGTGCGGCATACATTTTAGTTCGCTGGATAATTTGACAACTCATCAGGTGTATTACTGTACGAAGAGGGAGACTCGGTCACCGCGCAGCGTGCCCGAGACGCCGAGGCCAGCTTCTGGTTCCGACGGTGGATGGAAATGCCCTTGCTGCGACGTGGTGTCGCCGACGGCCGCAACAGCACAGCGGCATATGGAAGCACATGCTGGCGTGAAAGCGTTTCGCTGCACGATCTGCCGGTACAGGGGGAACACGCTGCGGGGCATGCGCACTCACATACGCATGCACTTCCGGGAAAAGCCTGCTGATCTACAG GAGGAGAGCTACATCTCATGCGTAGTCGAGGAAGAAACTCGCGAGACAACATCCCCAGCCCCAGCCGTGGGCGAGAGAGTCCATCGATGCAGTTCTTGCGCTTACACCTCCACGTACCGAGGTAACGTGGTACGACACGCGCGATTAGTCCATGCGACCGAGGAACCAGAATCCGAAGACACGACCTCCCCGATCCCAACTGTGGACATAAAAAAGGAGCCAGACACAGAGGAAGATTCCCCAAACTTCTGCAAATTCTGTAACATACCATTTAAGTACGGCAACTCTTATAAAGCTCACAAGCAATTCTATTGCAAAGCTAACCAAGAGGCTGCGGCTAACAATAATGTGCCGGCAAGGGTCAATGATGCGTCGGTTGTATGA
- the LOC123866471 gene encoding zinc finger protein ush isoform X1: MLLWLSYLRQLELACAGAAALPPGGAVGGKTMCEDEEWGNESEAMSGEPRTPSSGGERVASSGGASPVSEGSTAASPPRLRLNTSLATDPALAPQATSLKHEPPSPSPPPPPVQQPRDYLAGLTAANFPALFPAAAATPPGYMCQPCGIRYSSLSTLQAHQEHYCSKRRTKPDGTETSADAAADESSGDSKTPRPLGKQYACTYCSYSADKKVSLNRHMRMHSSSPVSSSTPVLPPTSNGEAVEGQPAQDRYCVDCDIHFTSVKTFRAHKAHYCNTRQVVKQALAAARAGSATSGSAPPSPGATPPAQNQYALALPTNPILIVPYSILRSASTLPGTTLPDPDTPCFLLPNGTFQPLSRALPNLNTNEVKEPEVLKSANRPREQSRDGTTPLDLSVRRSPESVTPDEHEKENRIRSTTPEQIVCAPSLPGSPGTPSPSRRSSSPSGESSPKRSRRSSRGPTPKPPSIPSPPEEKFPPVVPAPILPPGLALRLATDLPVTVPPQVLVKQGVSKCKECNIVFCKFENYRIHKRHYCSAGGGEERASPAPPEPGPPPQYRQLICLACGIHFSSLDNLTTHQVYYCTKRETRSPRSVPETPRPASGSDGGWKCPCCDVVSPTAATAQRHMEAHAGVKAFRCTICRYRGNTLRGMRTHIRMHFREKPADLQEESYISCVVEEETRETTSPAPAVGERVHRCSSCAYTSTYRGNVVRHARLVHATEEPESEDTTSPIPTVDIKKEPDTEEDSPNFCKFCNIPFKYGNSYKAHKQFYCKANQEAAANNNVPARVNDASVV; the protein is encoded by the exons gTGAGGACGAGGAATGGGGAAACGAGAGCGAGGCGATGTCAGGAGAACCTCGCACGCCGAGCTCTGGTGGGGAGCGCGTCGCCTCCAGTGGTGGGGCATCGCCGGTTTCTGAGGGTTCTACCGCTGCTTCTCCGCCACGATTACGTCTTAACACGAGTCTGGCGACTGATCCCGCTCTCGCACCGCAAGCTACATCTCTGAAGCATGAACCGCCCTCTCCATCACCTCCTCCGCCACCGGTCCAACAACCGAGAGATTACTTGGCTGGCCTCACGGCTGCAAACTTTCCAGCGCTGTTTCCCGCAGCGGCCGCAACACCCCCGGGATATATGTGCCAACCTTGTGGAATACGATATTCTTCACTAAGTACTCTTCAAGCACACCAAGAACACTACTGTTCCAAACGGAGAACGAAACCTGATGGCACGGAGACGTCTGCAGATGCTGCAGCTGATGAGTCGAGTGGAGACTCCAAAACGCCGCGACCTTTAGGCAAGCAATACGCCTGCACCTATTGCTCATATAGTGCTGACAAAAAAGTTAGTTTAAATCGTCACATGCGAATGCATTCCTCGTCGCCTGTTAGCAGTAGTACTCCGGTACTACCTCCCACCTCTAATGGCGAAGCTGTGGAAGGTCAGCCAGCACAAGACCGATATTGTGTAGACTGTGACATACATTTCACTTCAGTTAAAACTTTCCGGGCCCACAAAGCACATTACTGCAACACGCGGCAAGTCGTCAAACAAGCATTGGCTGCAGCCAGAGCAGGTTCAGCAACATCAGGGTCGGCGCCACCATCTCCTGGGGCAACTCCTCCTGCACAGAATCAATATGCTTTGGCGCTACCAACAAATCCAATTCTCATAGTCCCATATTCGATATTAAGAAGTGCTAGCACACTACCTGGTACTACCTTGCCAGACCCTGATACACCGTGCTTTTTATTACCAAACGGAACATTCCAACCCCTTAGCAGAGCGTTACcaaatttaaatacaaatgaAGTCAAGGAGCCCGAAGTTTTAAAGTCTGCGAATAGACCGCGTGAGCAATCTCGTGACGGCACTACGCCATTAGATCTGAGCGTGCGGCGTTCTCCGGAATCTGTAACGCCAGACGAACATGAAAAGGAGAATAGAATTCGTTCCACAACCCCTGAGCAAATTGTTTGCGCTCCATCGTTACCCGGCTCTCCTGGAACCCCATCTCCTTCGAGGCGATCATCCTCTCCAAGCGGGGAAAGCTCTCCTAAACGAAGTCGACGTAGTTCAAGAGGGCCGACACCAAAACCGCCGAGCATACCTTCGCCCCCTGAAGAAAAATTTCCTCCAGTCGTGCCAGCGCCAATCTTACCTCCCGGTTTGGCGTTAAGACTTGCCACAGACTTACCTGTAACGGTGCCACCCCAAGTACTGGTTAAGCAAGGGGTTTCGAAGTGCAAAGAATGCAACATAGTGTTTTGCAAATTCGAAAACTATCGGATACACAAACGGCATTATTGTTCCGCTGGTGGAGGGGAGGAGAGAGCTAGTCCTGCGCCCCCGGAGCCTGGTCCGCCGCCGCAGTACCGACAGCTCATTTGCCTAGCGTGCGGCATACATTTTAGTTCGCTGGATAATTTGACAACTCATCAGGTGTATTACTGTACGAAGAGGGAGACTCGGTCACCGCGCAGCGTGCCCGAGACGCCGAGGCCAGCTTCTGGTTCCGACGGTGGATGGAAATGCCCTTGCTGCGACGTGGTGTCGCCGACGGCCGCAACAGCACAGCGGCATATGGAAGCACATGCTGGCGTGAAAGCGTTTCGCTGCACGATCTGCCGGTACAGGGGGAACACGCTGCGGGGCATGCGCACTCACATACGCATGCACTTCCGGGAAAAGCCTGCTGATCTACAG GAGGAGAGCTACATCTCATGCGTAGTCGAGGAAGAAACTCGCGAGACAACATCCCCAGCCCCAGCCGTGGGCGAGAGAGTCCATCGATGCAGTTCTTGCGCTTACACCTCCACGTACCGAGGTAACGTGGTACGACACGCGCGATTAGTCCATGCGACCGAGGAACCAGAATCCGAAGACACGACCTCCCCGATCCCAACTGTGGACATAAAAAAGGAGCCAGACACAGAGGAAGATTCCCCAAACTTCTGCAAATTCTGTAACATACCATTTAAGTACGGCAACTCTTATAAAGCTCACAAGCAATTCTATTGCAAAGCTAACCAAGAGGCTGCGGCTAACAATAATGTGCCGGCAAGGGTCAATGATGCGTCGGTTGTATGA